The genomic region CCACCTCCGCCGCATCCGTTTCGCCGGTCAGCAGTTTCGGCACTGTGGAAAGCCACATGATCAGGATGAAAAGGATGACAGTGACGATCCAGGTCCAGGTCGGCCGGCCCTTCCTGGCATGGGTGGTGTTGAACCAGTGGCGGATGGTGACGCCCATCAGAAAGACCAAAGCGGCGATCACCCAGTTGAACTGTGTTCCGAAGGAGAGCGGATAGTGGTTCGACAGCATGAAAAAGATGACGGGCAGGGTCAGGTAGTTGTTGTGCAGCGAACGCTGCTTGGCGACCTGGCCGTATTTCGGGTCGGGCGTGCGACCGGCGATGAGATCGGCGACGACGATCTTCTGGTTCGGGATGATGATCATGAAGACGTTGGCCGACATGATCGTCGCGGTGAAGGCGCCGAGATGCAGGAAGGCGGCGCGGCCGCTGAAAAGCTGCGTGTAACCCCAGGCCATGAAGACCAGCACGACGTAAAGGACCACCATCAGGCCCCAGGTATTTTTGCCGAGCGGGGATTTGCAGAGCAAGTCGTAGATGATCCAGCCGCCGGCGAGTGATGCCAGCGAGATCAGGATCGCCACCGGCTTCGAAATATCGAGCACGTGGCGATCGATGAGGAACAGGTCGGCGCCGCCGTAATAGACGATGCACAGCATCAGGAAGCCGGAAATCCAGGTGAAATAACTCTCATATTTGAACCAGGTCAGGTGCTCCGGCATTTGCGCGGGCGCCACCAGATATTTCTGGATATGATAGAAACCGCCGCCATGGACCTGCCATTCCTCGCCATAGGCGCCGGGCGGCAGATGCGGGCGTTTCACCAGTCCGAGATCGAGCGCGATGAAATAGAAGGACGATCCGATCCAGGCGATCGCGGTGACGACATGGAACCAGCGCGCCGCGAAAGCGAGCCATTCCCATGCTATGGCATATTCATACATCGAGTTCCCCTATCTTCCTCCGACTCGTGACATTGCGGAAATTTTGGCGGGGAGGGAAGAGGAGATTGAAAGATGGCGCCCGCATAGCGGCCGGCGCGGCCAAAGGAGCAATGGAATGATCACCGCGCTCTACAGCGATCAGCTCATCGCCGAAAACGCGCCGATGGACCGCCGGCTTGCGGCGCTCATTCTGTCGCGCGGGAGCAGCATCGGCTATATCGCCTCCGCCCCGGAGCCGCAGCGGGAGTTCTTCGATGAGAAACGACAGTATTATCTCAGATACGGGCTCTCTCTCGATCTCTTCGTCGATCTCGACGCGCTTTCCAGCGACGAGGAGATCGGCCGGCTGTTTGCCTGTAACGCCATCCATCTGACTGGCGGCCACACCGGCGATTTTCTGAGGCGGCTGCGCCGAAGCGGCATGCTGGAGAGGCTGCGCGCATGGGCGCTGGATGACGGCATTCTCGTCGGAACCAGCGCCGGGGCGATTTTGATAACGCCGACGATCGCCGTTGACGCACTCTTTTCCGGCGGTTCGCCGGATGCGGTGCGGGACGGCGCAGCTCTCGATCTGGCGCCCTTCGAGTTCTTTCCGCATCTGAACGACGATCCCGGCGATCTCCCGGCGCTGCTGCGCTACAGCGAGACGACGGCAACGCCCATTCTCGCGTGCCGGGACGGCGAAGGTGTCATCCTCGGCGAGGGACTTGTCGAGATCTTCGGCGCCCCGTTGATGATTTCCGGCGGTTTTGCCGAAGCCGCCGAGCGCGGCCGCATCGCAGATCTGCTGTCTCGTGCCTAAAAGCTGCCGAGATGACTGTGCATTATCTCCGGCTTATACATGATGTGCTAATTCGGCACGCCTTGAACTATGGCAAGTGGATTACAGTTACTTTGCAGGCCGCCGGCATAAAATAAGAACCTTTAGATCATCGGCGGCGCATTCATCGACGGAGAAGATGCCCATGCGCAGCATTCTGACGTGTGTGATGATTGCGTACGCGTCGCTGGCGACGGCTCACGACGCACCCTCGGGGTGGAGTTATGATCCCTATTGTTGCAACGGCGACAGTCACAATGGCGACTGCCAGATGATCCCTTCGAAAAGCGTGGCGGTGACGCCGGGCGGATATCGTGTGACGCTCTTGCCGGGCGACCATCGGCTGGTCACGCATGCGCATGTCTTCCTGCTGCCGATGACGAAGGCGATGCAATCCGGCGACAACGATTATCATCTCTGTCTGTTCCCGAACGAGGATACGCCGCGCTGTTTCTATGCGCCGGAGATGGGATACTGAGGCTACCCACCTGCATCAGGTGCTTCAGTTTTCGGCCGCCTTCATCTCTTCGAGGATCCAGTTGCGGAAGGCCTTGATCTTCGGCACGTTGCGGCGGTTTTCGGGATAGGCGAGCCAGTAAGCCTTGCCATCGCTGCGGGTCAGTTCGAAGGGCTGATAGAGCCGGCCCATGGCGATCTCGGCCGCATAGAAGGCCGGGTTGAGGATGGCGACGCCATGTCCCGACATCGCCGCATCGGCTTCCACCGCCTGGGAGCCGAGCTGGTTGCGCGGGCGGCGATCGAGATCCGTGTCGGTGACGCCGGCTGCCTCGAACCATTGTTTCCACCAGATGTCGCCGGCGTCGAAGAGATCGAACTTCAGGAGATCGCGCGGCTCCCTGATGCCGCCTGCCGATTCCGCCAGCTTCGGGCTCAGCATCGGGGTGAACTCCAGCCCCATCAGCCGATGCAGGGCCAGCCCCGGCCAGTTGCCGTCGCCCCAGCGGATGCCGACATCGATCTGCTCGCGGGAGAAGTCGATAATGTCGGAGGTCGCCTGAAAGCGCACCGCGATCGCCGGATGCTTCAAATGGAAAGAGCCGAGGCGCGGCGCCAGCCATTTCGAGGCGAAAGTATGAGTCGAGCTGATAGCGAGCGTGCCTTCGACACTGTCGCGCGCCGTCGCCATTGCATCGTGCAGCATGGCAAAGGCTTCGGTCACCTTCGGCGCCAGCCGCTCGCCGGTGTCCGTCAGCGCGATCTGGCGGGGACGGCGCAGGAAAAGCGGCTCGCCGACATTCTCCTCCAGCAGTTTGATCTGGTAGCTGACGGCCGTCTGCGTCATGCCGAGTTCGTCGCCCGCCTTGGTGAAACTGCCGAGCCGGGCGGCGGCCTCGAAGACGCGCAGCGCATTCAGCGGGAATTGCTTCGACAGTTTCATGGATAAGTTCTCTTGATGCAGGCAGACGGTCGTTCGATTGGAATTGCAGCATTTTCGGCAGCAAACTGCAACTCATACCATCAATCTGACGAGGTGATGTCATGGATTGCTTTGCTATCGAAGAGAAGCGCCCTCAGCCGCGCATGGGTGTGTTCAAGCGTCTTGCCGGACGGCTGGTCGGCCGTTTCTGCCGGCTGCCCCGCCTCGATCTCGATGCGGCGCCTGACCGCGTCAAGCGCGATCTTGGTTTCCTCGATGGACGCGATCCGTTTTACGAGGACGCCTGCAGGCGATAGGCTGCCAGCGCCGTCAGGATTTCGGCGGCGGTCATTGCGGCGATCACCTCGGGGCGTTTGTCCCTGACCGCCGTGCCGCCGATCGGCAGCGTCAATCGCTCCATCCAGGCGCGTTCGCCGCCTTCGCGGGAAAGCCAGCTTGCCAAGGTGGCGCGTTTGGTCGCTGAACCGATCATGCCGGTATAGGCGAGATCCTCCCTTGCCAGCGCTTCACGGGCGATGAGAAAGTCCAGCGCGTGGTCGTGTGTCAGGATGACGACCGCGCCGCCGGCCGGAATATCCTTCACCAGCGCCTCC from Rhizobium sp. BT03 harbors:
- the puuD gene encoding urate hydroxylase PuuD is translated as MYEYAIAWEWLAFAARWFHVVTAIAWIGSSFYFIALDLGLVKRPHLPPGAYGEEWQVHGGGFYHIQKYLVAPAQMPEHLTWFKYESYFTWISGFLMLCIVYYGGADLFLIDRHVLDISKPVAILISLASLAGGWIIYDLLCKSPLGKNTWGLMVVLYVVLVFMAWGYTQLFSGRAAFLHLGAFTATIMSANVFMIIIPNQKIVVADLIAGRTPDPKYGQVAKQRSLHNNYLTLPVIFFMLSNHYPLSFGTQFNWVIAALVFLMGVTIRHWFNTTHARKGRPTWTWIVTVILFILIMWLSTVPKLLTGETDAAEVAPAFQQFAGDPHFPAVKQLISTRCSMCHAAEPVYEGIVRPPKEVMLENDADIAAHAREIYIQAGRSHAMPPGNITDITPDERKLLVAWFESAVEGKKQ
- a CDS encoding Type 1 glutamine amidotransferase-like domain-containing protein, which translates into the protein MITALYSDQLIAENAPMDRRLAALILSRGSSIGYIASAPEPQREFFDEKRQYYLRYGLSLDLFVDLDALSSDEEIGRLFACNAIHLTGGHTGDFLRRLRRSGMLERLRAWALDDGILVGTSAGAILITPTIAVDALFSGGSPDAVRDGAALDLAPFEFFPHLNDDPGDLPALLRYSETTATPILACRDGEGVILGEGLVEIFGAPLMISGGFAEAAERGRIADLLSRA
- a CDS encoding LysR substrate-binding domain-containing protein → MKLSKQFPLNALRVFEAAARLGSFTKAGDELGMTQTAVSYQIKLLEENVGEPLFLRRPRQIALTDTGERLAPKVTEAFAMLHDAMATARDSVEGTLAISSTHTFASKWLAPRLGSFHLKHPAIAVRFQATSDIIDFSREQIDVGIRWGDGNWPGLALHRLMGLEFTPMLSPKLAESAGGIREPRDLLKFDLFDAGDIWWKQWFEAAGVTDTDLDRRPRNQLGSQAVEADAAMSGHGVAILNPAFYAAEIAMGRLYQPFELTRSDGKAYWLAYPENRRNVPKIKAFRNWILEEMKAAEN